The Linepithema humile isolate Giens D197 chromosome 2, Lhum_UNIL_v1.0, whole genome shotgun sequence genome has a segment encoding these proteins:
- the LOC105670110 gene encoding uncharacterized protein — protein sequence MKNTFPNRRHWISTANPSITEIFKKYPRLMDYNGEMINVEFQQMFTGLEDNFLTRFPAYYSQRIISYAKMHRRDVYDQVTFKIDEHMRALIILAELLPDSNALQRKKGKQTRKGKGKKKAI from the exons ATGAAGAATACATTTCCAAATAGAAGACATTGGATCAGTACAGCAAATCCAAGCATcacagaaatttttaaaaaatatccacGATTGATGGATTACAATGGAGAAATG attaatgtAGAGTTTCAACAAATGTTTACTGGATTAGAAGATAACTTTTTAACTCGATTTCCTGCGTACTATAGTCAGAGAATAATATCGTATGCTAAAATGCATCGACGTGATGTGTACGACCAAGTAACCTTTAAAATCGATG AACATATGAGAGCATTGATCATACTCGCAGAATTATTACCAGATAGCAATGccttacaaagaaaaaaaggaaaacaaacTCGAAAGggtaaaggaaaaaaaaaag CAATATGA